The following proteins are co-located in the Pochonia chlamydosporia 170 chromosome 6, whole genome shotgun sequence genome:
- a CDS encoding exo-beta-1,3-glucanase (similar to Neosartorya fischeri NRRL 181 XP_001258465.1), giving the protein MKSIYSTIAAVFLLGASCSQLHIPPVDAVVKSLLHKEDAYVHFSGNQSVSKALSERQASSYWYENIQHQGISAFGPSGYKVYRNVKDYGAKGDGLTDDTAAINAAMNDGGRCGQGCASSTTTPAVIYFPSGTYLLSSSIIDQYNTFLIGNPNDLPVLKATPSFSGFGLIDGDKYYGQYLNWASTTVFFRQVKNFIIDTTNVPAGSAVTGIHWPTAQATSLQNIVFKMSAAAGTQHVGLFCEEGSAGFITDLTFNGGRIGAQIGNQQFTMRNLVFNNCVTAISQVFSWTWVYQGISINNCLVGIDMSTVGSAVQAVGSITVLDSSITNTPVGIVTSYNPPSTTPPTAGSLIIENLALNNVPTAIQRSGGSTLLAGTSGSTTIGAWGQGHQYSPTGPKSFQGAFTPNTRPGSLISGGKYYTRTKPQYNTLPVSSFSSVRSAGATGNGVTDDTTAIQNVIDSATAAGKIVFFDAGTYIVTKTVVIPPGAKIVGEGLASVIMSSGSFFNNMDSPQPVVKVGNAGSTGQVEWSDMILSTKGAQAGATLIEWNLATSGTPSGLWDVHTRIGGFAGSDLQLAQCPKTPSSTTINKNCIAAYMSMHITPSATGLYMENNWFWTADHDIDDQGNTQITVFAGRGLLIESTTGTFWLVGTGVEHHVLYQYQFANTQNVFMGVIQTETPYYQPNPPAPAPFKVVPALNDPTFGSCVGQAPNCYDSWGLRIVNSRNILIYGAGLYSFFNNNNGACNTVDGAQTCQVSMVDLEGTLKNINIYNLATVGTNNMISQAGKSLAISTDNKNVFPDVIALFQLASGSGDDGSTPTMTATPTTLATRTTTATNTVAPTGGWQYRGCYTDNVGGRALTFGQQVPGGASSMTVETCQAVCKGLGYTLAGLEYSQECFCDNALRNGGAAAQDGDAQCNMNCNGNSGEKCGGPNRLSLYSYGYGNGTSIPVA; this is encoded by the exons ATGAAGTCTATCTATAGTACAATTGCTGCTGTCTTCTTGCTTGGAGCATCATGTTCACAACTGCACATCCCTCCGGTTGACGCAGTAGTCAAGAGTTTACTCCATAAGGAAGACGCCTACGTCCACTTTAGCGGAAATCAATCTGTTTCCAAAGCACTCTCAGAACGACAGGCGTCCTCTTACTGGTACGAAAAtatccaacaccaaggaATATCTGCCTTTGGGCCCAGCGGGTATAAAGTGTACCGCAATGTTAAGGATTACGGAGCAAAGG GCGATGGGTTGACCGATGATACGGCTGCCATTAATGCTGCAATGAACGATGGTGGTCGTTGTGGGCAGGGATGTGCATCAAGCACAACTACCCCTGCGGTTATATACTTCCCTTCAGGGACCTatcttctctcctcttccaTTATTGATCAATACAACACTTTTCTTATTGGAAATCCAAATGACCTCCCGGTTTTGAAAGCAACGCCCTCATTTTCAGGCTTCGGACTTATCGATGGAGACAAGTACTACGGTCAATACCTGAATTGGGCGTCCACAACCGTGTTCTTTAGACAGGTTAAGAACTTCATCATCGACACAACAAATGTGCCAGCTGGCTCTGCAGTAACGGGTATACATTGGCCAACCGCCCAAGCAACAAGTCTTCAAAATATCGTCTTTAAGATGAGTGCTGCAGCTGGAACTCAGCACGTCGGGTTGTTTTGTGAAGAGG GTTCTGCTGGCTTTATCACGGACCTTACCTTTAACGGTGGTCGTATCGGCGCACAGATTGGCAATCAGCAATTCACCATGCGAAACCTCGTCTTTAATAATTGTGTCACGGCCATCTCTCAAGTTTTCAGCTGGACGTGGGTTTACCAaggcatcagcatcaacaactgCCTGGTCGGCATTGACATGTCCACCGTCGGCAGTGCTGTTCAGGCTGTTGGGTCTATTACTGTACTCGACAGTTCTATTACGAACACTCCGGTTGGCATTGTGACCTCCTATAATCCACCCTCGACAACTCCCCCAACAGCAGGAAGTTTAATCATCGAGAATCTTGCCTTGAATAACGTACCTACCGCCATCCAGCGGTCAGGCGGCTCTACTCTGCTCGCTGGTACTTCAGGCTCTACAACCATCGGGGCCTGGGGTCAGGGCCATCAGTACTCACCCACTGGACCAAAAAGCTTCCAGGGCGCGTTCACACCGAACACCAGACCGGGATCTCTTATTAGTGGTGGCAAATACTATACTCGAACAAAGCCTCAATACAACACTCTCCCGGTCTCATCCTTCTCCAGTGTACGCAGCGCTGGCGCTACAGGTAACGGTGTGACTGACGACACAACGGCCATTCAGAATGTCATCGACAGCGCTACTGCTGCCGGCAAAATTGTCTTCTTTGATGCCGGAACATACATCGTCACCAAAACAGTCGTCATTCCTCCTGGAGCAAAGATTGTTGGCGAGGGATTAGCTTCTGTCATCATGTCAAGTGGtagcttcttcaacaacatggaCAGCCCACAGCCAGTAGTTAAGGTCGGCAACGCTGGATCTACGGGTCAAGTAGAATGGTCTGATATGATTCTCAGCACCAAGGGTGCTCAGGCCGGCGCGACTCTTATTGAGTGGAACTTGGCGACTTCGGGAACACCGTCTGGTTTGTGGGATGTGCATACCCGAATTGGGGGATTTGCTGGTTCTGATCTTCAACTTGCTCAATGTCCCAAGACCCCAAGCAGTACCACAATTAACAAGAACTGCATCGCGGCGTACATGTCGATGCACATCACCCCATCAGCAACTGGCCTTTACATGGAGAATAACTGGTTCTGGACCGCGGACCACGACATTGATGATCAAGGTAACACGCAAATTACAGTGTTTGCTGGACGGGGTTTGCTTATCGAAAGTACTACTGGGACATTCTGGCT GGTCGGCACAGGCGTGGAACACCACGTGCTATATCAATACCAGTTCGCTAATACTCAAAATGTCTTTATGGGCGTTATCCAGACGGAAACACC ATACTACCAGCCAAACCCTCCTGCACCCGCACCATTTAAAGTTGTTCCGGCTTTAAACGATCCCACGTTTGGGAGCTGCGTGGGCCAAGCTCCTAACTGCTATGACTCCTGGGGTCTTCGCATCGTAAACTCGCGGAACATTCTCATCTACGGCGCTGGCCTCTATTCCTTCTTTAACAACAATAATGGAG CGTGCAACACAGTTGATGGCGCACAAACCTGTCAGGTGAGCATGGTTGATCTTGAGGGAACGTTAAAGAACATCAACATCTATAATTTGGCCACTGTCGGAACAAACAACATGATCTCACAGGCTGGGAAGAGCCTTGCCATATCTACTGATAACAAAAACGTGTTCCCCGACGTTATTGCtctcttccagcttgccTCTGGAAGTGGCGACGATGGATCTACTCCAACCATGACTGCTACACCTACAACTCTGGCCACTAGAACTaccaccgccaccaacaccgtTGCCCCAACAGGTGGATGGCAGTACCGCGGCTGCTACACAGATAACGTTGGCGGCAGAGCCTTGACATTTGGACAGCAAGTTCCCGGAGGAGCCTCATCTATGACGGTTGAGACTTGCCAGGCTGTGTGCAAGGGGCTCGGCTATACTTTGGCCGGACTTGAGTATTCCCAGGAGTGCT TTTGTGATAATGCTCTTAGGAATGGAGGTGCTGCTGCGCAAGACGGAGATGCTCAGTGTAATATGAACTGCAATGGGAACTCGGGTGAGAAATGCGGTGGCCCTAACAGGCTAAGCCTCTACAGCTATGGATACGGGAATGGAACGAG CATCCCAGTAGCATAG
- a CDS encoding glycosyl hydrolase catalytic core domain-containing protein, producing MKVSHAVIITALSLTSHSLTITRESHLQIEARAGWIALGCYTDNVSGRALPSGTAVPGGPGAMTNQACQQACQLAGFSIAGTEYAGECWCGNAVVNGAGPAPDGNTQCNMACNGNTAEMCGGPNRLTVYKYSSSGGTNPPASGTGKRGLPYNNNNPSKNSVYANLFKGYQKVSWAYDWGYPSWGLDTFFEFVPMLWGKPSGAAPDWTTAVQTPGTKNMLGFNEPDLTYSASSNILPADAAAGHKTYMEPFRGQVKIGMPNVLWNNNVGSSSGGNYNSRVWTQYFLGNCTSCHFDFAAIHYYQDCVPPNGQDGAAWFQSNVTDAYDTLGLPIWITEFECYGTEAQQITFLQKVLPWMDAQSYVARYAYFGAFPDYLINHDGTGLSALGTAYATV from the exons ATGAAGGTTTCCCACGCCGTAATCATTACTGCTCTTTCCCTCACATCCCACAGTTTAACAATTACTAGAGAATCACATCTCCAGATCGAAGCAAGAGCTGGTTGGATCGCCCTGGGATGCTACACTGATAATGTTTCTGGCCGCGCATTGCCAAGTGGCACAGCAGTGCCTGGAGGTCCTGGTGCGATGACAAACCAAGCTTGCCAGCAAGCTTGCCAATTAGCCGGCTTCTCGATTGCTGGTACCGAGTATGCCGGCGAGTGTT GGTGCGGTAACGCTGTTGTGAACGGTGCTGGCCCAGCGCCTGATGGCAATACCCAGTGCAACATGGCGTGTAATGGCAACACGGCTGAGATGTGTGGAGGACCCAATCGCTTAACAGTGTACAAGTATTCGTCTTCTGGGGGGACAAATCCGCCTGCTTCGGGGACAGGAAAGAGAGGACTTCCTTACAACAATAATAATCCTAGCAAGAATTCCGTATACGCAAATTTGTTCAAGGGCTACCAGAAGGTCTCCTGGGCTTACGACTGGGGATACCCCTCTTGGGGGTTAGATACATTCTTTGAGTT CGTCCCCATGTTGTGGGGGAAGCCGAGCGGCgctgcaccagactggaccacTGCAGTGCAGACTCCTGGGACGAAAAACATGCTCGGTTTTAACGAGCCAGACCTAACGTACTCGGCCTCTTCTAACATTCTTCCTGCTGATGCCGCTGCCGGGCACAAGACATACATGGAGCCGTTTCGGGGTCAGGTTAAGATAGGCATGCCTAACGTCCTTTGGAACAACAACGTCGGTTCATCATCCGGAGGCAACTACAACTCGCGAGTTTGGACGCAGTACTTCCTCGGCAACTGCACTTCGTGCcactttgactttgctgcCATCCACTACTATCAGGACTGCGTTCCACCTAATGGCCAGGATGGAGCGGCTTGGTTCCAGAGCAATGTGACGGACGCCTACGACACACTTGGCTTGCCAATCTGGATAACCGAGTTTGAGTGTTATGGGACAGAGGCTCAGCAGATCACTTTCTTGCAGAAGGTTTTGCCGTGGATGGATGCACAAAGCTATGTGGCGAGATACGCCTACTTTGGAGCGTTCCCTGACTATCTCATCAACCATGACGGAACTGGTCTGTCAGCTCTTGGAACCGCGTATGCAACAGTATAG